A window of Pirellulales bacterium contains these coding sequences:
- the rpmA gene encoding 50S ribosomal protein L27 — MAHKKGQGSSRNGRDSQPQKRGVKRFGGEQVIAGNILVRQVGNRFHPGRNVGQGKDFTLFALIDGVVAFDREGRRVNVINAN, encoded by the coding sequence ATGGCACACAAAAAGGGCCAAGGGTCTAGCCGCAACGGACGCGATTCGCAGCCGCAGAAGCGAGGCGTCAAGCGCTTCGGCGGCGAACAGGTAATCGCCGGCAATATCCTCGTCCGCCAGGTCGGCAACCGCTTTCACCCGGGCCGGAACGTCGGCCAAGGGAAAGATTTTACGCTTTTTGCCCTGATCGACGGCGTGGTGGCCTTCGACCGCGAGGGGCGCCGTGTCAACGTGATCAACGCCAATTAG